The Acidobacteriota bacterium genome window below encodes:
- a CDS encoding sigma 54-interacting transcriptional regulator, translating into MKLPRILVIDDQLGGVRKNNRNRLRESLCFKAGLKDITGDVTSEQIDNPIADAVFCRGQRIENNVIQNDILSTLGVVRKGWLNWPRWALLLVDMHFMTGPINENGEAEGYEEDENPEKYFGLTLIEQIRKDPGLSDIPIVILTSMTRTEIEKRFADQGVMDFIDKTELTRERLHKVIMDCGLVESESLIGRSTSFLKCLREARQRAKLGRDNILLIGETGTGKEVVARYIHNSSSRRLNPYITVYTQGVPETLIDDRLFGHVKGAFTDARTDRAGAAEEAHDGTLFIDEFGEIPATIQAKLLRLLDKNVRESQRMGAQSRAIRKLDLQVILATNRLDILNADDFRKDLLFRVRVTDPIRIPPLRERREDIPLLAEHFVQKYEKAFQQSHGADSRSISSDAMDSLVNSDWPDNVRGLEQAIESAVYRFPKLRILSPSHLRLSANIFMAVPGKKSDESPSSSQHETEGLDCLLTKIERYDFAKKSIESQLVGRYPVLQTSFARAAAGMLKAAIMMTKRPTPKNPDGDIKIHPAVKMLMGQDDISASQAADIIKRLLNISTSDHEEILNDPVLRQAYDTAVRLRPKRPQKKRGN; encoded by the coding sequence ATGAAATTGCCAAGAATCCTAGTCATTGATGATCAACTTGGAGGTGTCCGAAAAAATAATCGCAATCGACTTAGAGAAAGCTTATGTTTTAAGGCCGGGTTAAAAGATATCACCGGGGATGTGACCAGCGAACAGATCGATAACCCAATTGCCGATGCGGTGTTTTGTCGAGGCCAGCGAATTGAAAACAACGTCATTCAAAATGATATATTAAGCACTCTGGGCGTCGTCAGAAAAGGTTGGCTGAATTGGCCGCGCTGGGCATTGCTGCTAGTGGATATGCATTTCATGACAGGCCCGATCAATGAGAACGGAGAGGCCGAGGGATATGAGGAAGACGAGAATCCTGAAAAATATTTCGGTCTAACCTTAATTGAACAAATCCGAAAAGATCCGGGGCTGTCTGATATCCCGATTGTCATTCTTACGTCAATGACACGTACGGAAATAGAAAAACGATTTGCCGACCAAGGGGTTATGGACTTTATCGACAAAACGGAGCTGACTCGGGAACGGCTCCACAAGGTAATCATGGATTGCGGACTTGTAGAAAGCGAGTCACTAATAGGTCGATCGACATCATTTCTTAAATGCCTGCGAGAGGCGAGGCAAAGAGCAAAGTTGGGACGCGACAATATCCTTCTGATTGGAGAGACAGGAACCGGGAAGGAAGTTGTTGCCCGCTATATTCACAACAGCTCATCCCGCAGGCTTAATCCGTACATTACGGTTTATACCCAGGGTGTTCCTGAAACTCTAATCGATGATCGGCTTTTCGGCCACGTAAAGGGCGCTTTTACGGATGCAAGAACAGACCGGGCAGGCGCCGCGGAGGAGGCACACGACGGAACACTTTTTATAGATGAATTCGGTGAAATACCGGCCACGATTCAAGCGAAACTCCTGCGATTGCTTGACAAAAACGTGAGAGAAAGTCAGCGCATGGGTGCTCAGTCCAGAGCTATACGAAAACTCGATTTGCAGGTTATTCTCGCTACAAATCGTCTGGATATCCTGAATGCGGATGATTTTAGAAAAGATCTTCTTTTCCGTGTTAGGGTGACAGATCCGATACGTATTCCTCCTCTTCGCGAAAGGAGAGAAGATATCCCTTTGCTTGCCGAACACTTTGTCCAAAAATATGAAAAGGCCTTTCAGCAAAGCCATGGGGCGGATAGCAGGAGCATAAGCAGCGATGCTATGGATTCGTTGGTCAATTCGGATTGGCCTGACAATGTGCGTGGGCTTGAACAAGCTATTGAATCTGCAGTTTACCGATTCCCGAAACTGCGGATTCTTTCCCCGAGTCATTTGCGCTTATCGGCTAATATATTCATGGCCGTGCCGGGGAAAAAATCGGATGAAAGTCCTTCTTCATCGCAACATGAAACAGAGGGCCTGGATTGTCTTTTAACAAAAATCGAAAGATATGATTTTGCCAAAAAATCAATAGAGAGCCAATTGGTTGGAAGATACCCCGTTCTTCAGACGTCTTTTGCCCGAGCGGCCGCCGGAATGCTGAAAGCCGCAATCATGATGACAAAACGACCGACGCCAAAAAACCCCGATGGGGATATCAAAATCCACCCTGCCGTAAAGATGCTCATGGGACAAGACGATATTTCCGCTTCTCAGGCAGCTGATATTATCAAACGTCTTCTGAATATTTCGACTTCCGATCACGAAGAAATCCTGAATGATCCTGTGTTGCGTCAAGCGTATGATACGGCGGTGCGTCTCAGACCTAAGCGACCTCAGAAGAAGAGAGGAAACTAA
- a CDS encoding IS1634 family transposase, whose product MPYILKKKIKGRTYYYLAETKRVNGKPRIVWQKYLGTAEKIQARLQGAEISRIETFELGSVAVVESIEREIGFREIVDSVVNKRAQGMSVGQYLYLIVLNRIIEPKSKASLGAWLKKTAIHEFRDIDGDALDSANFWDHMDKVRAGDIQAIGDEVARKVVSLYDVSLDCLLYDTTNFFTQMSSATVSDLARHAHSKAGKHQLRHVGLALLCNREDGIPLFHRLYPAQVHDSKLLFQTYAEMADLLRALRKKEHLTMVFDKGCNSPENIARIDANPWMSFIGTQSTYHHPDLCQVPLTEYKEMEGEDEPLFIYRTSLVLYDRERAVVVTFNPRTYRKKIHWLSRTIRKTKDKLQELRRSLPQADGRTTLNSIQRKVDDILAESHIGQVFDVQVTKDNGYRMSIRTRPQVLKDHRARFGKNIIFTDHTDWSTEDIVRTYRDRYKIEAAFRQTKSPDLIRWQPMYHWTDSKIRVHGLTCVMALLYLSLIHRKIRQAGLTMGLDRALETLRGIRRAVYHYPGSAQPIRKLCRLESTERELLTALKLDPEAI is encoded by the coding sequence ATGCCTTACATCCTCAAGAAAAAGATAAAAGGTCGTACCTACTATTACCTGGCCGAAACCAAGCGCGTCAACGGCAAACCCCGGATCGTTTGGCAGAAGTATCTCGGGACGGCCGAAAAGATCCAGGCCCGGCTTCAAGGCGCCGAAATCTCCCGGATCGAAACCTTCGAGCTCGGTTCCGTGGCTGTCGTCGAGTCCATCGAACGCGAGATCGGCTTTCGGGAGATCGTCGATTCGGTCGTCAACAAACGAGCCCAGGGCATGAGCGTCGGCCAATATCTGTATTTGATTGTTCTGAACCGGATCATCGAGCCCAAAAGCAAAGCCTCTTTGGGCGCCTGGCTCAAGAAAACAGCCATCCACGAGTTCCGGGACATCGACGGGGATGCCCTCGACTCGGCCAACTTCTGGGACCATATGGACAAAGTTCGGGCCGGGGACATTCAAGCCATCGGAGACGAAGTCGCCCGCAAGGTGGTCTCGCTCTACGACGTCTCTCTGGATTGCTTGCTGTACGACACGACGAACTTCTTCACCCAGATGAGTTCGGCGACGGTCTCCGATTTGGCTCGACATGCCCATTCCAAGGCCGGGAAACACCAACTCCGTCATGTCGGGTTGGCCCTGCTCTGCAACCGGGAGGACGGCATCCCGCTCTTCCACCGTCTCTATCCGGCCCAGGTCCATGACTCCAAGCTTCTGTTCCAAACCTATGCCGAAATGGCGGATCTTCTGCGGGCGTTGAGGAAAAAAGAACACCTGACCATGGTTTTCGATAAGGGCTGCAACTCGCCGGAGAACATCGCGCGGATCGATGCCAACCCCTGGATGTCGTTCATTGGGACGCAATCGACCTATCATCATCCCGACCTGTGCCAAGTTCCCTTGACCGAGTACAAAGAGATGGAGGGTGAGGATGAACCGCTGTTCATCTACCGGACCTCTCTCGTTCTCTATGACCGGGAGCGGGCGGTGGTCGTGACGTTCAATCCCCGGACCTATCGGAAAAAGATCCATTGGCTGAGCCGGACGATCCGGAAAACCAAGGACAAACTCCAAGAGTTGCGGCGATCTCTTCCGCAGGCCGACGGACGGACGACCCTGAACTCGATTCAACGCAAGGTTGACGACATCCTGGCCGAAAGTCACATCGGGCAGGTCTTTGATGTCCAGGTCACGAAGGACAACGGATACCGGATGTCGATCCGGACCCGGCCCCAAGTTCTGAAAGACCACCGGGCCCGTTTCGGTAAAAACATCATCTTCACCGATCACACGGACTGGAGCACGGAGGACATCGTCCGGACTTACCGGGACCGCTACAAGATCGAGGCCGCCTTCCGGCAAACCAAGAGCCCGGACCTCATCCGCTGGCAACCGATGTATCATTGGACGGACTCAAAGATCCGGGTTCACGGCCTGACCTGCGTCATGGCGCTGCTTTATCTCTCTCTCATCCATCGAAAAATCCGTCAGGCCGGCCTGACGATGGGCTTGGACCGAGCCCTGGAGACGCTCCGCGGCATCCGTCGCGCTGTCTATCATTATCCCGGATCCGCTCAACCCATACGGAAACTCTGCCGTCTGGAGAGCACCGAACGCGAGCTCCTAACGGCCCTGAAGCTTGATCCCGAGGCCATTTAG